In Cicer arietinum cultivar CDC Frontier isolate Library 1 chromosome 7, Cicar.CDCFrontier_v2.0, whole genome shotgun sequence, a single window of DNA contains:
- the LOC101499534 gene encoding uncharacterized protein — protein MNMYGGPSSKLGRTGPKRLHSSFPPPPPHRPPSSAGSRLSLGGSARKTPTPPAVEETFSLVSGSNPLDFGMIIRLAPYLVEEIKRVEAQGGTARMKFDANPNNSNGNIIDVGGKEFRFTWSRDGDLCDTYEQHQRGDDGNGLLVESGCAWRKVNVQRILDESTKNHVKMRSEEAERKLKSRKAIVLEPGNPSMKSQIKASAAVEATPWKTMNKKNEAALKKRKVETLQVGGPPKSSRRSGLMSTSTAAKRIHSSPLPSPPDPFAASSSPRGAVNISKSPDNAVPSQTIGKQDAVSEREIPTRTNNAMRNTPGGKGNNGSKPADLQSLLISLLKDKPNGMTFKALEKAVSDTLPSSIKDIEPIIKKIAKYQTPGRYFLKPEVDSESFKKPQTEIGSSPEANHNQIPAREEFHNQTSAPQGDFEEKILNEDLEETVQVHSKVEEESNTLEKIDVQHASPDIFGDKKGSDYSEGRAGSSSASGSDSESESDSSDSGSDSGSHSKSRSRSPAGSGSGSSSDSESDASSSSKEGLEGSDEDIEILSSDDEKEPKHKAEAFDQKMSLPIPVKSPDGRSMHNEVDEKQDGNESDAVDIEKDSPVEQEEKMAVTTDTISDKDGKYAEKTKPFSPDYQQLQERQNFIGSLFDERENEVKEISRNEPDDSSGRLSKGKHKRGSELKNVDENSESTKRSKAGNASRESFSPGTDVQMFENSRNFSPFEFTEDTGKGPNTQVGTRADRQGNFSVGFQKGYNRALPGKSISDLPQTGQRSFDQTPLGNPSYPLENSDKVGESIRHSRKHSGKDFRPHEVSYVQKDKSHRDVQNEDIYATEKKVPRNSRDGSNGNKQSLLSMDSYHQKQGETVGKLKEGRQGVQSHLRTSPKDNNRFDLDKSPAVNGRGISLQREHSDLELGELRESTPDDTNVAKQFERKGSFKHMENKANISEDINSNVTKVKPSLKATLDSGKPSSVFVSSGFPSNLENTNKKNADTHFEDSTKSRSRVMQTHSQHIKADNTEVGSQNKLTEMSTKFRNSESGVSQDIDWDGRSESNRRVPANGSKQDTKRGMVSYPVRESKRQTPNSCEEVADGGKDSVFADRNNSDQKKRESSSDENSCSYSKYEKEEPELKGPITTFSQYKEYVQEYRDKYESYLSLNKILVDYRDEFQKLGDELEYAKRKGDMDRYEDIAEQIKDSYRRCASRHKRQKKIFIVLHEELANIKQRIKDFVQSQRD, from the exons ATGAACATGTACGGCGGACCCTCTTCCAAATTGGGCCGCACCGGCCCAAAACGCCTCCACTCCTCTTTCCCACCGCCACCTCCTCACCGTCCGCCTTCCTCCGCCGGTTCTCGTCTATCACTCGGTGGCTCCGCCCGGAAAACGCCGACGCCACCGGCGGTTGAGGAAACCTTCAGCCTTGTATCCGGCAGCAATCCCCTCGATTTCGGCATGATTATAAGGTTGGCGCCATACCTCGTTGAAGAGATCAAGCGCGTGGAGGCACAGGGTGGCACTGCGCGTATGAAATTTGATGCCAATCCTAATAATTCCAATGGAAAT ATTATTGATGTTGGTGGGAAGGAGTTCAGATTTACATGGTCGAGGGACGGTGATCTATGTGATACTTATGAACAGCACCAACGTGGTGACGATGGAAACGGTTTGCTTGTAGAATCTGGGTGTGCCTGGCGCAAAGTGAATGTACAGCGTATCTTGGACGAATCAACTAAGAATCACGTCAAAATGCGGTCAGAAGAAGCGGAACGCAAGCTCAAGTCACGCAA AGCCATTGTCTTGGAGCCTGGGAATCCATCCATGAAGAGTCAGATAAAGGCATCGGCAGCTGTTGAGG CTACACCATGGAAAACTATGAATAAAAAGAATGAGGCTGCACTTAAGAAAAGGAAAGTGGAAACTCTTCAAG TTGGAGGCCCCCCAAAATCTTCCCGTAGATCTGGATTGATGTCAACAAGTACCGCTGCCAAGCGCATTCATTCTTCTCCTCTTCCATCTCCTCCGGATCCTTTTGCTGCTTCTTCCTCTCCACGGGGAGCTGTAAATATCTCTAAAAGCCCTGATAATGCTGTGCCATCACAAACGATAGGCAAGCAAGATGCCGTATCTGAGAGAGAAATTCCTACTAGGACAAACAATGCTATGAGGAACACACCAGGTGGCAAAGGAAATAATGGATCTAAACCAGCAGATTTGCAGAGCTTGTTAATTTCTCTCCTAAAGGATAAACCTAACGGAATGACTTTCAAG GCCTTGGAGAAAGCAGTCAGTGACACACTTCCTAGTTCCATAAAGGATATTGAGCCCATTATTAAAAAA ATTGCAAAATACCAGACCCCTGGAAGGTATTTTTTGAAGCCAGAAGTGGATTCAGAAAGTTTCAAGAAACCTCAGACTGAAATTGGAAG TTCGCCTGAAGCAAATCATAACCAAATACCTGCCCGTGAAGAATTTCATAATCAGACATCAGCTCCACAGGGAGATTTCGAAGAGAAAATCCTAAATGAGGATTTGGAGGAAACAGTGCAAGTACATTCCAAAGTGGAAGAAGAATCAAACACATTGGAAAAAATTGACGTGCAACATGCTTCACCTGATATCTTTGGTGACAAAAAAGGTTCTGATTATAGTGAAGGGAGGGCAGGCAGCTCCAGTGCTAGTGGAAGTGATAGTGAGAGTGAAAGTGACAGTAGTGACAGTGGAAGCGACAGTGGAAGCCATAGTAAGAGCAGAAGTAGAAGTCCTGCTGGATCAGGGAGTGGGAGTAGTAGTGACAGTGAAAGTGATGCATCTTCCAGTAGCAAGGAGGGGTTGGAGGGTTCTGATGAGGATATAGAAATTTTGAGTAGCGATGATGAAAAAGAGCCAAAGCACAAAGCAGAAGCCTTTGATCAAAAGATGTCCTTACCCATCCCAGTAAAATCTCCTGATGGAAGATCTATGCATAATGAGGTTGATGAGAAGCAGGATGGTAATGAATCTGATGCAGTTGATATTGAAAAAGACTCACCTGTGGAACAAGAAGAGAAAATGGCAGTAACTACGGATACCATTTCTGATAAAGATGGAAAATATGCAGAAAAGACAAAACCTTTTTCACCTGATTATCAACAGCTCCAGGAGCGCCAAAATTTTATAGGGAGTTTGTTTGATGAAAGGGAAAATGAAGTCAAAGAAATCTCTAGGAACGAACCGGATGACAGCTCTGGTAGGCTATCTAAAGGGAAACATAAGAGGGGTTCTGAGTTGAAGAACGTTGACGAGAATTCTGAAAGTACAAAGAGGTCGAAAGCAGGAAACGCAAGTCGTGAATCATTTTCTCCAGGTACAGATGTGCAGATGTTTGAGAACTCTCGAAATTTTTCTCCTTTCGAATTTACTGAAGACACTGGTAAGGGCCCCAATACACAAGTGGGGACTCGAGCTGACAGACAAGGAAACTTCAGTGTTGGTTTCCAGAAAGGATACAATCGAGCATTGCCTGGAAAGTCTATTTCAGATTTACCACAAACTGGTCAAAGGTCCTTTGACCAAACCCCTCTAGGAAACCCTTCCTATCCATTGGAAAATTCAGATAAAGTTGGTGAAAGCATAAGGCACAGCAGAAAACACTCAGGAAAGGACTTCCGTCCGCATGAAGTATCGTATGTGCAGAAAGATAAATCTCACAGAGATGTTCAAAATGAAGATATTTATGCTACTGAGAAAAAAGTCCCCAGGAATTCCAGGGATGGTAGTAATGGAAATAAGCAGTCACTATTATCCATGGATTCTTATCACCAAAAACAAGGGGAAACGGTTGGTAAGTTAAAGGAAGGCCGACAAGGTGTGCAGTCACATTTGAGAACATCTCCTAAGGATAACAACAGATTTGATCTTGATAAATCCCCTGCAGTTAATGGGCGAGGTATCTCACTTCAAAGAGAGCATTCAGACTTGGAGTTGGGAGAACTTCGTGAGTCCACTCCTGACGACACCAATGTTGCAAAGCAATTTGAAAGAAAAGGTTCATTTAAACATATGGAAAACAAAGCAAACATTTCAGAGGACATTAATTCAAATGTCACTAAAGTAAAACCTTCTTTGAAAGCAACTTTAGATTCAGGAAAGCCATCCTCGGTGTTTGTAAGTTCAGGTTTTCCGAGCAATTTggaaaacacaaataaaaagaatgcAGATACTCATTTTGAAGATTCAACAAAGTCTCGTTCTAGAGTTATGCAAACTCATTCACAACATATTAAAGCAGATAACACAGAAGTTGGATCTCAAAACAAATTGACAGAAATGAGTACCAAATTTAGAAATAGTGAATCCGGGGTGAGCCAAGATATTGATTGGGATGGTCGCAGTGAAAGCAATAGAAGAGTACCTGCAAATGGTTCTAAACAAGACACAAAACGTGGAATGGTTTCGTACCCTGTCCgagaaagtaaaagacaaacACCTAATTCATGTGAAGAGGTGGCTGATGGAGGAAAGGATTCGGTATTTGCAGATAGAAATAATAGTGACCAAAAGAAGAGAGAATCTTCCTCAGATGAAAATAGTTGCTCTTACTCAAAGTATGAAAAGGAGGAACCAGAATTAAAGGGACCTATAACGACTTTCTCCCA ATATAAAGAATATGTGCAGGAGTACCGTGATAAATATGAGAGTTACCTCTCCCTGAACAAGATTTTGGTGGATTACAG GGATGAGTTTCAGAAACTAGGCGATGAGTTAGAATATGCTAAAAGAAAGGGCGATATGGATAGATATGAGGACATTGCAGAACAAATTAAGGATTCCTATAGGCGATGCGCTTCT AGACACAAGAGAcagaagaaaatatttatagtgCTTCATGAAGAACTGGCG AATATTAAGCAAAGGATCAAAGACTTTGTTCAGTCGCAGAGAGACTGA
- the LOC101499214 gene encoding uncharacterized protein, translating into MCVMEFPDVDDNIYLDDLDDMDMSSNVNEVKPSSSNLVKRERKNVENRFEESVNSNSIVMRSDSQHVKEENTEVESRVKQDSFPCSEYEKEKPELKGPITTFSQYKEYVQEYRHKHGSYISLHKILEDFRAEFKKLGEELENAKRNGHMDRHEQISKQIKETYLRYGSIHKRQKKIFIVLHEELKNINQRIKDFVASKRK; encoded by the exons ATGTGTGTTATGGAGTTTCCTGACGTTGATGATAATATTTATCTTGACGACCTTGATGATATGGACATGAGTTCAAATGTGAATGAAGTAAAACCTTCATCGAGCAATTTGgtaaaaagagagagaaagaatgTAGAGAATCGTTTTGAGGAGTCAGTAAACTCTAATTCTATAGTTATGCGAAGTGATTCACAGCATGTGAAAGAAGAAAACACGGAAGTTGAATCCAGGGTGAAACAAGATAGTTTCCCTTGCTCAGAGTATGAAAAGGAGAAACCAGAATTAAAGGGACCTATAACGACTTTCTCCCA ATATAAAGAATATGTGCAGGAGTACCGTCATAAACATGGGAGTTATATCTCCCTGCACAAGATTTTGGAGGATTTCAG GGCTGAGTTTAAGAAACTAGGCGAAGAGTTAGAAAATGCTAAAAGAAATGGCCATATGGATAGACATgaacaaatttcaaaacaaattaagGAAACCTATCTGCGATACGGTTCT ATACACAAGAGAcagaagaaaatatttatagttCTTCATGAAGAACTGAAG AATATTAATCAAAGGATTAAAGACTTTGTTGCGTCCAAGAGAAAGTGA